The Ananas comosus cultivar F153 linkage group 6, ASM154086v1, whole genome shotgun sequence genome segment tatttaatttcaatagaATGCTAATTAGATAtttgatgggaagtcgatctagactctatataaaggggtattggtctCGCCACTTTTTCATACATATTCTGGTAAAGAATTACTATCGGTTCCGcagattgatcaagaatttcttctctatggTGCTTtgtgagttattttattttttatcctgaattttggtatgtatttaatttttttttcttattttatgtaCCTAGAAAATCTATCAAAAACATCATAAACAAAAACCAAATGCCACCacaataaaagagagagagacgcaATTATTGCACCCGGTTTCATGCCGCCAAAGAGACACATCTAAGACAACCACAaattaagaaagaaacaaaTGTACTTCTCCCTATTTTCTTAGCTTAGCCGCTTCCGCCCAGCACTCCCTTGAGCTTCTTCACCTCCGCGTCGTCGAGGAAAGTCACCTTCTCCACCACCGCCGATGGCAGGCTGTTCGCGAAGAGCGCGAACGAAGTGATCTGCAGCCCTGGGCTGGGGCTGCTGAAGCTCACGAAGGCCACCGCCGTCACTCCGCCCGCGTTTATCTGCAAcaaacataaaatattaaaacaccgtTTTCTCTCCCCATGTTATATTGTataagcttaagcttttagagtaggAAGCTGTTGGTTCCTcaaaaaaaatgtcaaaaagATAAAACTTCTAAGATTaagttttatgaaaaatatttttttcagtttttttgcaTGTTTGATTCTTAAaaacactattattattattttttgaaccaaacaggcagaaaatgaaaggaaaaaaaacttcatattttttttttttcctgaaaaacTTGTTTTTATACTTTTCAGAGGAACCAAACAACTCCTAATCAGTTGTTTCGCAACCTGGAAGTGGAGCTGCCCCTGCGGGAACACCATTATATCGCCTTTCCTTAGGTATTTGTAGTACACGCCGTTCGCCGAGGAGATGAAGCCGGCCAGGATGCTGCCCTGCGTGACCAAGAGGAGCTCCGACCCGGCCGGGTGGGTGTGGAGAGGGACCACGCCGCCTACAGCTATGTCGAGACGGGCTGCGGAGATGCCCAGCCTGCTTGAATGCAATATATTAAAACACCATTACTTGTCTACAAACAAAATTAAGCatctaaatcaaaaaaataaataaaaataaaaaatgcaaaatcGTACAGAACTTGAATGAACTATTGACCACTTTGATTTGGCTATCCggccaacctttcaaaattttaattttactatataaactttcagtttatttgatttgagagcCGGTCGACAACTTAAAAGTACAAGTTTGTTAGTATAGTACTTTATATAATTGTACAGATCTATTAAactaagtaattagtttaaattttgaagtcaaaatgttatcactgactcaaatcaaaaaaattaaaaggttgaaccgtaaatcaaaattttaaaagtttgcatagtacctttcaatttgtttgatttgagttagccGACGAACACTTTgatttaaaagtttgaatatgtcatttatctttacaactTTGTTAGTATACACCAcacaattctcacaactataaatgtACTAAAGGTGTATATCAATACACAATTTATAAGGTGTGTATCATGTAAATATCTTAATATTAAAACACTGTTCTCACCCGTTGACGCCAGGGAACTGGGCAACGAACGCCGGGGTGACGGCAGCCTTGATGATGTTCGAGGTGTTGCCTGCCACGCCGAGGCCGGTGTAGACGAAGTCGTCGACGGTGACACTCGAGACCTTCTTGCAGGCGAAGCCCGCGGGTGTCTCGACGCCCTTGAGGTCGGCGACGCAGAAGTCGCTGGcgcgggaggaggaggggaggaggaggaggaggagggagaggaggagaggaagcaTGGTGAAATCTATATATGTTAGATTTATAAACTGTGCAAATGTCTTGATTGCTGTGTTATATTGTGGTTTTGGGGGTTTATATTGAATTGGCACTAGTTGCATGGTTTAGGAGATGATTGGGTTGCTTCCGTGCATGTAAATAAGGTTTCACGTGCATGGGGGTAGGATTTTGGTAGGGGATGAAACGGACACGTAGTGCTTAGCTTGTGGAGCCTGGAAAATCACGTGAAGCTGTAGCAGCATCTTTCCAAGCTATAAGAGTGCCTTCGATCCTTTAAAAGTTTTCCCGTATGTCGTTGATGtgttgataaatttatataattttttaaaataaatatataaataaattaagatgATCATGTATattgatattattatataagTCAAAATATGAATCGATACTCTAtagcagttaaaaaaaattccaccataaGCAATATTTTTTATGCTAATATTTTCAGACTAAGTGACATTTCAGATGAATTTATATGAATTCTATCAAATTGATGTGTCTTACTATAGCTAGCTAAGACTCATTCTTCGTCACCATTgagttatttatatatatagctagtatACATCTAATAGAATTATTTCTTTCACACAATtaagaatatattttgaaagataGTATAGTAATGcaattctaaaatttcattacaaattaatatacttttgcTACTCCTTGCATCTGTAATAACCGATAACTTTTGCTAATTTGTACTGTAGAAATCAATCTATGCATGACACATTAGTAGGCTAAAATAAGTAGCTCACATGGGTAACATTCTTGGTAACATTTGTTAGAAGTCTCGTAACCGTAAGatttttctaattctattcTGTTTTAGTTATCTcaataagttaaatttaaaatatgccGAACTGTATTTCTGCTAGATTATTCTTAATCTTAatagatttatatttctaattataaatatacaatttCTTACATTAATTTGGTGTGGCGGATGAGGAGAAATATAAGTGTATTTAATTATTAGGACTTGAATTTTGTGAAAGagatatactatatataccatTTTGATTTTAATGAAAATCTTCATTGTGTCTTCATCCGTGAATGTAAGCCAATAGCTAAACCACGTAAATATTtttgtgctttattttttttttatctctttcttgattctttttggtattttcacGCCTGACGAACTAAatcttttctgtttttattATCTGGTATTAGTATAAATGGTggattttttacaatttttttgggCACATGTAGTGGTGCTCTTTCTAttatgtgagagagagagagagagagagattttgtggCGAAAGGACAAAAGGAAGCTTTTACTCTGAGCTGGCGATAGCCGAGGATAATAATCGAATGAACGTAATTGATTGAGGAGGAATATCCAAGGAAAGTGGATTGGGATATCTTAAAGGAGATTATGTGGGATCACTATTATTTATTGATGAAATGTGTCGTGTCAGAGTAACCACACAAATCAAGTTCGAAAAAGATCAAGGAGCTGAAACAATCAACTGTGGAGAAATCTAAGTATTTTAATGAATTATCTTATGTATTTACCTGATGATAGGGAGCTAGGGaagttggtaaaaaaaaaaaaaaaaaaaaatgaaaacttgaACATTTTAATACccaaatttaacaatattatagATAAAACACTATTCAATGATTggggtttaaaaatttaggataacctaaaagtaaatataaaatattacaactaattaaaataaatattttataattaacagGTTGCACAATGTagggtttctttttttcttttattattttatgaatcTTTCTCTAAAACTCTTCAAGAAGAGTAAGGCCATGTAACAATAATTgcgtaaaaatataaaatatgaattcaAATGAAACAAGCAATTACATGAGATATGTTATAGCCATACAAAATCTCTACCATttgttaatttatatgaaatatatatgttatacaTTTCGAGCGACAAGTAATCCTATTGACAATACGGCAAGAAACAAGAAAACTTTAGAAACTTAAAACACCAAAACCAAATTACAATTCTTCAAAGTTCAGTTACTACACACACATTTTTACCCCAAGAATTTAATAAAAGAGAACAACTGGCCTCCAACAACACATGTCATTCCTTGTCATTTATGTctaattaaagaaaatttagtGAACTCAACTAGCTAGCTAGAGAGATCATATACCTTATTCCATTGCATCACACTTAAACTAATTAAGTCCCCTCTTTCTATATATGTTCATCTTTATATGTTACATATTCCAAGTGGCATCACACTTAAATTaagtcctctctctctttctctctctctctctctctctctctctctctctctctctatatatatatataggctaaattatagaaaacccccttataataa includes the following:
- the LOC109712233 gene encoding germin-like protein 8-14, yielding MQLVPIQYKPPKPQYNTAIKTFAQFINLTYIDFTMLPLLLSLLLLLLPSSSRASDFCVADLKGVETPAGFACKKVSSVTVDDFVYTGLGVAGNTSNIIKAAVTPAFVAQFPGVNGLGISAARLDIAVGGVVPLHTHPAGSELLLVTQGSILAGFISSANGVYYKYLRKGDIMVFPQGQLHFQINAGGVTAVAFVSFSSPSPGLQITSFALFANSLPSAVVEKVTFLDDAEVKKLKGVLGGSG